The following are encoded in a window of Megalobrama amblycephala isolate DHTTF-2021 linkage group LG19, ASM1881202v1, whole genome shotgun sequence genomic DNA:
- the pskh1 gene encoding serine/threonine-protein kinase H1 homolog codes for MGCRTSKVLPEPPADVQLDLVKKVEPHQTDVYKNFIKSEGGGEKTGSQSPQGQSQAAAKVSQSPPPANGQPEPADPHRKKVAKYRAKFDPRVTAKYDIKALIGRGSFSRVVRVEHRSTRQPYAIKMIETRYREGREVCESELCVLRRVRHTNIIQLMEVFETAERVYMVMELATGGELFDRIIARGSFTERDATRVLQMVLDGVKYLHTLGITHRDLKPENLLYYHPGADSKIMITDFGLASTRKKGDECLMKTTCGTPEYIAPEILVRKPYTNAVDMWALGVISYILLSGTMPFEDDNRMRLYRQILKGKYSFSGEPWPSVSNLAKDFIDRVLTVDPNERLTAGQALKHPWIVSMAASSSMKNLQRSISQNLLKRASSRCHSTKSAQSTRSSRSTKSSKARRVREKELRELNRRYQQQCNG; via the exons ATGGGGTGCAGGACGAGCAAAGTCCTCCCAGAGCCACCCGCTGACGTCCAACTTGACCTAGTCAAAAAAGTAGAGCCGCATCAGACCGATGTCTATAAAAACTTCATCAAAAGTGAAGGTGGCGGGGAGAAAACAGGCTCGCAATCCCCTCAGGGTCAAAGCCAGGCTGCTGCAAAGGTGAGCCAGTCCCCTCCACCGGCTAACGGCCAGCCAGAGCCCGCTGACCCACACCGGAAAAAAGTAGCCAAATACAGGGCCAAATTTGACCCACGAGTGACTGCTAAGTATGATATCAAAGCTTTGATAGGGCGGGGTAGTTTCAGTCGGGTAGTACGAGTGGAACACAGGAGCACACGGCAGCCGTACGCCATCAAGATGATCGAGACTCGCTACCGCGAGGGCAGAGAAGTATGTGAATCTGAACTTTGCGTCCTACGACGGGTGCGGCACACCAACATCATCCAACTGATGGAGGTGTTCGAGACAGCTGAGCGGGTCTACATGGTGATGGAGTTGGCCACCGGCGGAGAACTGTTTGACCGCATCATCGCCCGTGGCTCTTTCACAGAAAGGGATGCCACGCGAGTGCTGCAGATGGTTCTCGATGGCGTGAAGTACCTCCACACGTTGGGCATCACGCACAGGGACCTAAAGCCTGAAAACTTGCTCTACTACCATCCTGGTGCTGATTCCAAGATTATGATCACAGACTTTGGCTTGGCCAGCACGCGGAAGAAAGGCGACGAATGCCTGATGAAGACTACCTGTGGTACGCCTGAGTACATCGCTCCTGAGATACTCGTTCGTAAGCCGTACACTAATGCAGTAGACATGTGGGCACTGGGAGTCATCTCCTACATACTGCTCAGTGGCACCATGCCTTTTGAGGATGACAATCGCATGCGCCTGTACCGACAGATCCTCAAAGGGAAATACAGTTTCTCCGGGGAG CCATGGCCAAGTGTTTCCAAccttgctaaggacttcatcgACCGCGTCCTCACGGTAGATCCTAATGAGCGTCTCACTGCGGGCCAGGCACTTAAACACCCTTGGATTGTCAGCATGGCAGCTTCCTCCTCTATGAAGAACCTGCAGCGGTCCATTTCCCAGAATCTCCTGAAGAGGGCGTCATCACGCTGCCACAGCACTAAATCAGCCCAGTCCACTCGCTCCAGCCGCTCCACAAAGTCCAGCAAGGCACGGCGCGTCCGCGAGAAAGAGCTGCGAGAACTCAACCGCCGTTACCAGCAGCAATGTAACGGTTGA